A single genomic interval of bacterium harbors:
- the rpoB gene encoding DNA-directed RNA polymerase subunit beta — MKASSLDQMPDLTEIQKKSFEWFLKEGLKEELLSFSPIKDYTGRLELHFLPNYTFDNPKYTVEEARIHDASYTKQLRIMMRLVNRDTGEIKEQEVYIGDIPMMTDRGTFIINGAERVIVSQIVRSPGIYYKREIATTGKRIYNATLIPNRGAWLKIETDINDVIYVKIDKNRKILATTFLKALGIGINDMDSVFRHSDFLKKTMDKDTTNTNDEALIEVYKKLRPGDPASASGGKSIIESRFFDDKRYDLGKVGRYKLNKKLGLNLAETQRTLTVQDIVASIEYLVNLTYDEGVVDDIDHLGNRRIRSVGELLQNQFRIGLTRLERIVRERMTLQDAETLTPLNLLNTKPLIAAIKEFFGSSQLSQFMDQTNPLAELTHKRRLSALGPGGLARERAGFAVRDIHPSHYGRICPVETPEGPNAGLIGSLATYARVNEYGFIETPYYVVKDGIVTDEINYLSADEEETSRVAPGDIPIKEDGTIATDMVPVRYRSEFTMGESIKVDYVGVSPIQIISVGTSLIPFVEHNDANRALMGSNMQRQAVPLYKAQRPVVGTGLEKRAACDSGMVVLSEHEGVVDYVTSDEVRIKDNFGKIHKYQLMKFVRSNQDTCLNQKPIVSAGMPVKKGTPLADGASTDGGELSLGKNVLVAFMPWEGYNYEDAILISDRLSHDDVYTSIHIEKLEIDARTTKLGPEEITREIPNVSEDSLRHLDERGIVRVGAMVQADDILVGKITPKGESEHPPEEKLLRAIFAEKARDVKDNSLRVPHGEGGRVVDVKVFDREKGDELPPGANTVIRVYIAQKRKIRVGDKMAGRHGNKGIISKILPKEDMPFLPDGTAVDIVLNPLGVPSRMNVGQTYETLLGLAAYLTGNYYEVPAFDERCGITEASLIATSTEVQKGIDKNGYDWVNPNGKVLLYDGRTGEPFDNPVSVGLAYILKLVHLVDDKIHARSTGPYSLVTQQPLGGKAQFGGQRFGEMEVWALEAYGAAYTLQEMLTIKSDDVNGRSRAYEAIVKGENLQRPGIPESFKVLVRELQSIGLDITVAKRGGFEVDLMSDTDEMKRAVPKRTLSDIDSELLNINFFQTPGSVSD; from the coding sequence ATGAAAGCTTCCAGTCTGGATCAAATGCCTGATTTGACAGAGATACAGAAAAAATCTTTTGAATGGTTTTTGAAAGAAGGATTAAAAGAAGAACTTTTGTCTTTTTCTCCTATAAAAGATTATACGGGCAGATTAGAATTACATTTTTTACCGAATTACACATTCGATAATCCAAAATATACTGTTGAAGAAGCAAGAATTCATGATGCAAGCTATACAAAACAGCTAAGAATTATGATGAGGCTTGTAAACAGAGATACCGGTGAAATAAAAGAACAGGAAGTCTATATTGGTGATATTCCAATGATGACTGACAGAGGTACTTTTATTATTAACGGTGCAGAAAGAGTAATCGTCAGCCAAATAGTAAGATCCCCCGGTATTTATTACAAAAGAGAAATTGCAACAACCGGAAAACGTATATATAATGCGACTTTGATTCCTAACAGAGGAGCATGGCTAAAAATTGAAACTGATATTAATGATGTTATATATGTAAAAATTGATAAAAACAGAAAAATTCTGGCTACCACATTCCTTAAAGCTCTCGGCATAGGAATAAATGATATGGATTCAGTATTTAGACATAGTGATTTCTTGAAGAAAACTATGGATAAAGATACTACCAATACAAATGATGAAGCTTTAATTGAAGTTTACAAAAAATTAAGACCGGGTGATCCTGCAAGCGCAAGCGGCGGAAAGTCAATCATAGAAAGCAGATTCTTTGATGATAAGAGATATGATCTCGGTAAAGTTGGTCGTTATAAGTTAAACAAAAAACTTGGACTTAATCTTGCCGAAACACAAAGAACATTAACTGTTCAGGATATTGTTGCTTCAATAGAATACCTCGTAAACCTTACATATGATGAAGGTGTAGTCGATGATATTGACCATTTAGGCAACAGACGTATCAGATCAGTTGGAGAATTGTTACAGAATCAGTTCAGAATCGGTCTTACAAGGCTTGAAAGAATTGTAAGAGAGAGAATGACACTTCAGGATGCTGAAACTTTAACTCCTCTTAATTTATTAAATACAAAACCTTTAATTGCTGCTATTAAGGAATTTTTCGGTTCATCACAGTTATCTCAGTTTATGGACCAGACAAACCCGTTAGCGGAATTAACACATAAAAGAAGATTATCAGCTCTTGGACCGGGTGGTTTGGCTAGGGAGAGAGCAGGCTTTGCCGTAAGGGATATTCACCCTTCACATTACGGAAGAATCTGTCCTGTAGAAACACCTGAAGGCCCGAACGCCGGGCTTATCGGAAGTTTGGCAACTTATGCAAGAGTTAACGAGTACGGTTTCATTGAAACACCTTATTATGTCGTAAAAGACGGAATAGTTACAGATGAAATCAACTACTTGAGTGCGGACGAAGAAGAAACCTCCCGTGTTGCGCCCGGCGATATTCCTATAAAAGAAGATGGTACAATCGCAACAGATATGGTTCCTGTTCGTTACAGAAGTGAATTTACAATGGGCGAGTCAATTAAAGTTGACTATGTCGGTGTTTCCCCAATTCAGATTATATCTGTAGGTACATCCTTGATACCGTTTGTTGAACACAACGATGCTAACAGAGCTTTGATGGGTTCAAACATGCAACGTCAGGCAGTTCCTCTTTATAAAGCACAAAGACCGGTTGTTGGTACAGGGCTTGAAAAAAGAGCCGCTTGTGATTCAGGAATGGTAGTTCTTTCTGAACATGAAGGTGTCGTTGATTATGTGACCAGCGATGAAGTAAGAATAAAAGACAATTTCGGAAAAATTCATAAATATCAGTTGATGAAGTTTGTAAGAAGCAACCAGGACACATGTCTTAATCAGAAACCGATTGTGTCAGCAGGAATGCCTGTCAAAAAAGGTACTCCTCTTGCAGATGGAGCTTCAACAGATGGCGGAGAACTTTCTCTGGGTAAAAACGTGCTTGTCGCATTTATGCCTTGGGAAGGCTACAACTATGAAGATGCTATCCTGATAAGCGACAGGTTATCTCATGACGATGTTTATACAAGTATTCACATCGAAAAACTTGAAATTGATGCAAGAACAACAAAGTTAGGACCTGAAGAAATTACAAGAGAAATTCCTAACGTTAGCGAAGACAGCTTAAGACACCTTGATGAAAGAGGTATCGTGCGTGTCGGAGCTATGGTTCAAGCTGATGACATTTTAGTAGGCAAAATCACACCTAAAGGCGAGTCCGAGCATCCGCCGGAAGAAAAGCTTTTAAGAGCTATTTTTGCCGAAAAAGCAAGAGATGTAAAAGATAACAGTTTAAGAGTACCTCACGGTGAGGGCGGAAGAGTCGTTGACGTAAAAGTATTCGACAGAGAAAAAGGCGATGAGCTTCCACCGGGTGCTAACACTGTTATTAGAGTTTATATTGCACAAAAACGTAAAATCAGAGTAGGCGATAAAATGGCAGGAAGACACGGAAACAAAGGTATTATTTCCAAAATTCTTCCTAAAGAAGACATGCCTTTCCTACCTGACGGTACAGCAGTTGATATAGTCCTCAATCCACTTGGCGTACCTAGTAGGATGAACGTAGGACAAACTTATGAAACCCTTTTGGGACTTGCAGCTTATCTGACAGGAAATTACTATGAAGTTCCTGCTTTTGATGAAAGATGCGGTATTACAGAGGCTTCTCTTATTGCAACATCTACGGAAGTTCAAAAAGGAATAGATAAAAACGGGTATGATTGGGTAAATCCAAACGGTAAAGTATTGCTTTACGACGGAAGAACGGGAGAACCATTTGATAACCCTGTTTCTGTCGGTCTTGCATATATATTGAAACTTGTTCACCTTGTAGATGACAAGATTCACGCAAGAAGTACAGGACCATACAGTCTTGTAACGCAACAACCGCTCGGTGGTAAAGCTCAATTTGGCGGACAACGTTTCGGAGAGATGGAAGTATGGGCATTAGAAGCATACGGTGCTGCTTATACACTTCAAGAAATGTTAACAATCAAATCTGATGACGTTAATGGAAGAAGTAGGGCTTATGAAGCCATTGTAAAAGGTGAAAATCTACAAAGACCGGGTATTCCAGAATCATTTAAAGTATTGGTTCGCGAACTTCAAAGTATCGGTCTTGATATTACAGTAGCCAAACGCGGTGGATTCGAAGTTGACCTTATGAGTGATACTGACGAAATGAAAAGAGCCGTTCCCAAAAGAACACTCAGCGATATAGATTCAGAATTACTTAATATTAATTTCTTTCAAACACCCGGAAGTGTCTCAGATTAA
- the rpoC1 gene encoding DNA-directed RNA polymerase subunit gamma (DNA-dependent RNA polymerase catalyzes the transcription of DNA into RNA using the four ribonucleoside triphosphates as substrates; in cyanobacteria the beta' subunit is composed of two distinct genes that produce a gamma and beta' subunit) encodes MSTSIDYFDYIRIGIASPERILKWSFGEVTKPETINYRTLKPERDGLFCERTFGPSKDWECYCGKYKRVRHKGIICERCGVEVTDSKVRRHRMGHIKLAAPVSHIWFLKGIPSYLGLLLDMTLRDLEQVIYFNNYIVLNPGDSEYKKTQLLSEEEYENYVNEHETTTLKVGIGAEAIKELLAEISISDMIEELREELSNAGGSVQKRSKIIKRLRLVESLTSSNTDPTWMIMDVLPVTPPDLRPMVQLDGGRFATSDLNDLYRRVINRNNRLIRLIEMGAPEIIIRNEKRMLQEAVDALIDNGRRGRTVIGPNNRPLKSLSNIIEGKQGRFRQNLLGKRVDYSGRSVIVVGPQLKLHQCGLPKEMAVELFKPFVVNKLIERGIVQNIKSAKKKIERSENVVWDVLEEVIEGHPVMLNRAPTLHRLGIQAFEPVLVEGRAIQLHPLVCAAFNADFDGDQMAVHVPLSIEAQTEARMLMLSANNVLLPATGKPCITPTQDMILGIYYLTLDTNLTEEDVQRSFLNFEDAITALDAGVIKLHSKICVRDESGEKIITSPGRIIFNQTVRTAVLTS; translated from the coding sequence TTGTCTACCAGTATTGATTATTTTGATTATATAAGAATAGGCATAGCATCACCGGAAAGAATTTTAAAATGGTCTTTCGGCGAAGTTACAAAGCCTGAAACTATCAATTATCGTACATTAAAGCCGGAAAGAGACGGTTTGTTCTGTGAAAGAACTTTTGGACCGTCTAAAGACTGGGAATGTTATTGCGGTAAATACAAAAGAGTCCGCCATAAAGGCATTATCTGCGAAAGATGCGGAGTAGAAGTTACAGACAGCAAAGTTAGACGCCACAGAATGGGGCATATTAAACTTGCGGCGCCTGTTTCACATATTTGGTTCCTGAAAGGTATTCCAAGTTATCTTGGTTTATTGTTGGATATGACCCTAAGAGATTTAGAGCAGGTAATTTACTTTAATAATTATATTGTTCTTAATCCGGGGGATTCTGAATACAAAAAAACTCAGCTTTTATCCGAAGAAGAATATGAAAATTATGTCAATGAGCATGAAACAACGACTTTAAAAGTCGGAATCGGTGCTGAAGCCATAAAAGAATTACTCGCTGAAATAAGTATTTCCGATATGATTGAAGAATTGAGAGAAGAACTTTCAAACGCAGGCGGTTCAGTACAAAAACGTTCAAAAATTATAAAAAGACTCCGTCTGGTAGAATCTTTAACTTCCAGTAATACAGATCCTACATGGATGATTATGGATGTTTTACCTGTAACACCTCCTGATTTAAGACCAATGGTTCAGCTTGATGGCGGAAGATTCGCTACCAGCGACTTAAATGACTTATATAGAAGGGTTATTAACAGAAATAACCGTCTAATAAGATTAATAGAAATGGGCGCTCCCGAAATTATTATCAGAAACGAAAAAAGAATGCTTCAAGAAGCAGTAGACGCTTTAATCGATAACGGTAGAAGAGGAAGAACCGTAATAGGTCCTAATAATAGACCTCTTAAATCCTTAAGCAACATTATTGAAGGTAAGCAAGGTCGTTTCAGACAGAACCTTTTAGGAAAAAGGGTTGATTATTCAGGAAGAAGCGTTATCGTAGTCGGTCCACAGCTTAAACTTCATCAGTGCGGTTTGCCGAAAGAAATGGCTGTTGAGCTATTCAAGCCTTTCGTTGTAAACAAACTCATTGAAAGAGGCATTGTTCAAAATATTAAATCAGCTAAAAAGAAAATAGAACGTTCCGAAAACGTTGTTTGGGACGTGTTGGAAGAAGTAATTGAAGGACACCCGGTGATGTTAAACCGTGCTCCTACACTGCACAGATTAGGTATTCAAGCATTTGAACCTGTTCTTGTAGAAGGAAGAGCTATTCAATTACATCCGTTAGTTTGCGCAGCATTCAACGCTGACTTTGACGGTGACCAAATGGCTGTACACGTACCGCTTTCCATCGAAGCGCAAACAGAAGCAAGAATGCTTATGCTTTCTGCCAATAACGTTCTGTTGCCGGCAACAGGAAAGCCTTGTATTACTCCAACACAGGATATGATTCTTGGTATTTATTATTTAACACTTGATACAAACTTAACGGAAGAAGATGTGCAAAGATCCTTCCTTAATTTTGAAGATGCTATAACAGCTCTTGACGCAGGAGTGATTAAATTACACTCAAAAATCTGTGTAAGAGATGAATCCGGTGAAAAAATCATAACATCTCCCGGAAGAATTATATTTAATCAAACGGTAAGAACTGCAGTTTTAACCTCATAA